Within Streptomyces albofaciens JCM 4342, the genomic segment CGTGGTGATCGTCAGGCGCCGTTTGCCTTGGGACATCGCTCCTCCACGTGTGCGCCCGGCCGGGCCGGGCTCCCGGGGCGAATCCCCGTTACCGCCCAGTGTGCCGGGCGGGGCTGTCCGGGCCCGCGGCGCCGGGTCGCTCCGGCAGGCCGTCCGGGCCGCCCGGACGCCGTCGGCACCGGCCCGGAGCCGGGCGGGACGGCCGCATTCGGCGCACCCCGCGAATGCGCGCGGCCGTGGATAGCGCAAGCATTTCCACGGGGGAAACGCTGGTGCTGCAAATGGTCGCACTTCGGACCCGAACAGATATATCACATGGCAGTGCGTGTTCGATCGGAAGCGGTCGCGGTAGACATCCGGTGTCACATTTCTGCGCACGAGGAGAGAAAGCATGCGCAAGTTCATCGGTCGTACCGCCGGCTCGGTCGCCATCGCCGCCCTTGCCATCGTTCCGCTCTCGGGCATGGCCTCCGCAGCGTCCTGGGACGACGCGCCGCGCCACACCTCCGGCAGCAACTGCGCTGCCAAGTACGGCAAGTTCCACTGTGACCGCGTGCACAAGGAGCACAACGAGTACAACGACAACAAGGCGTACACGTACAGCGACAACGACACATACAAGTTCAAGTACAAGAAGAACGTCACCAAGGTCGGCCTGGCGATCGGCAACGTCGAGCAGTGAACCGACTCCGGCGGGACGGGCGGCACCGCGTGCCGCCGGTCCGCTGAGACCTCGAAAGGCCCCGCGGCGCGCGGGGCCTTTCTCTGTGCGGTGGCGGTGCGGCGGGATTATGACAGCAGATCCGGGAAAAGGCGCGGCGAGTGCGGCGGTGGCGGTTTCGTTCATTCACGCGACACCGAACGCCCGCGACCGGTTTCCGCAACTTCCGCTCGACCGGTGTCCGGCCGGCCGCCCGGCAGTGCGGTGATATGTGTCTACGGTTTCGTGGCATTCGGGTGAACCGGCGAAACTGAACTTGCGGACGCGAGTTGTCCAGGACGCTCCGGAAACGGACACTCCGCTTCGAGAAGGGTGAATCGTGATCAAGAAGTTCCTGGCCACCACGGCCGTAGCTGCGTCCATCGTCGGTGTCTCGGCCATGGCGGCTCCGCAGGCCATGGCGGTCGGCGACGGACGCGGCACATCGACCGCCAACGGCAACGGCGCGGGGCAGGCGTTTGGCAACTCCGAAACCGAGGGCGACATGTCCCCGCAGCTGAGCCTGATCCAGGGCACGCTCAACAAGCCCTGCCTCGGCATCCCGATCCAGAACGTGCAGAACATCGTGGCGCTGATCAACATCGGCGTACAGGACATCCTGTCCTCGGACCAGAACCAGCAGTGTGTCGAGAACTCGACCGAGTCGCAGGGCGACCAGGCGCTGTCGCACATCATCGACAAGCTGCCGCTGCTGTCCGAGAACGGCGTCAACAACAGCTGAGCCGGAGTACCGTAAAAGGCCCGGGACGTCGGTTCTCTCCTCCTGATCGACTCGGGCCTTTGCGCTTGACGAAAAGCGCGCAGTTCCGGCTGGTCTTCTATCCTGGCCCGCGCTGAACCATCTGGGCGATTCCTCGTGAAAATCGACTTCTCGGGAGTTTCGTCAGCGCGGACGAATCGTTACGAATATTGGTGGCGGTGTTACGGGCAATCCTGAGGACGCCCGTGCGGCACGAAGGACGTGACCGTTTCAGACTCCGCTGCGGAAAGGGCTGAAAGTGAAGTACGCGAAGGTTGCCGCAGTCGCTGCTGGAACGCTCATGGCGGTCGGGGCCGCCACCCCGGCGTTCGCCGACGCGGGTACCTCGGGCGCCGCGCAGAATTCCCCCGGCGTCCTCTCCGGCAACGTCCTGCAGATCCCGATTCACATCCCGGTCAACCTCTGCGGGAACTCGATCGACATCATCGGGCTGCTGAACCCGGCGTTCGGCAACACCTGCGTCAACGACTGACGTATCGCGTCGGACGGGTAGCAGAGGATGGAGCGAAAGGCCCCGGCGCGCCAGCCAAGCGTGCCGGGGCCGGTCGCGTTCGAGGGGGCCGGGAAGCGGCGAAACGGTTGGGTTTCTCTTTCGGGCCGAAATCGTTGAACACCAAAAGGGCGGTGGTCCGGGCAATGCCGGAAAGGTCGCGCGGCGCATTGGCTTGCGATCGCCGAAAGCACCGCTCAGGAAAGGACAGCGGAAAGTGAAGTACGCAAAGACTGCCGCGTTTTTGGCTGGTTCCGCCATGGCCCTGGGAGTGGCGTCCCCTGTTTTCGCCGGTACCCCGGGCCAGGGGCCGAGTTTCAGCATCAACGGTGGGCTTGCGGAAGCTCTGAAGAACA encodes:
- a CDS encoding rodlin, which gives rise to MIKKFLATTAVAASIVGVSAMAAPQAMAVGDGRGTSTANGNGAGQAFGNSETEGDMSPQLSLIQGTLNKPCLGIPIQNVQNIVALINIGVQDILSSDQNQQCVENSTESQGDQALSHIIDKLPLLSENGVNNS
- a CDS encoding chaplin, coding for MKYAKVAAVAAGTLMAVGAATPAFADAGTSGAAQNSPGVLSGNVLQIPIHIPVNLCGNSIDIIGLLNPAFGNTCVND